Genomic window (Gymnogyps californianus isolate 813 chromosome 2, ASM1813914v2, whole genome shotgun sequence):
AGAGCTGAGTCCTGGGGATGTCCCGCAAGGTGAAGACATGCTGAACGCCATTCGGCGTGGTGTCAAACTGAAGAAGACGACCACGAATGATCGCTCAGCACCTCGTATTTCCTAGGAGTGGAAAAGCTGCCAGAGTACTAGCCACCGAGAAGGAACTGTGAGGAAACTAATTTGTCTCTATCCATTCCAATCTGTAATCAATGAATTTTTTAAGATACTCGGTAACAGACAGTCTGAAAGTActctaaaagagaaaacaaggtGAAAGAGCGTAGTAAGACATAATCTTCACTggtgttttaatttgtaaataccaatgattttgtttctgcatttttttgatCTAAGttacacttttaattttttctgaaggTGCCAAATCCCATTTACCTTTTTTATAACTATCTTTGTAAAGTTTTAAATCAtaggagaaaacaaatgtcGAGTAGTTAACTTCAGCAAAGggatttaatgaaaatttggcttttttgcaAGCTTTTGTAGAGCGCCTTGTAATAGTgaggttaaaaaacaaaacaaaacaatgggacttattttaaagtttaagtCAAGCTGTAAGGAACAGATCCTcatttaagtattaaaaaaaaagtttgaaaagcagGAGTAAAAATTGACAATAAAAGCAATATATAATGCAAGGAAGAAACCTGCAGTTGGTAGAGTCTTTGGGGGGTAGTGGGGGGAGGGAGATGCCATCAAAATAGCAGATGCTGTTGCACAAAAGTAGCCTAGTAGGATTAATTACTAGTAGCTTCATGGTAAATGCATCAGAATAAGCCATATTGGattgcagtgttttgtttctgtagggTGTTTTAAagattgggttttttccacatttctttttttgactgcACAGCAACAACTCTCAGTCACATGCATGCAGCCTTAACTGTGTAGGCTTGGTTCTTCCACCTTCACTTTTTGTTCCACTCATCTTTTCACTGAATACAAACAAGGACGACAGGCTTAAGGCAGTTAcaaatgtgaaaacatttttaaaatgcaagcagGGAGTTCTTAGATATtatcaaaatgcctttttctgaCTGTGCCCAGCAGGCTGGGCACCTTGGAAAGCCCAACTATTTTGAGAAAACACTTAACAATTTGACAGGTGTAACCAGCTTGTGATCTAATAAACTGCGAATGTTTCTTTCCAATACAGGGGCTTGTTTTTCTTAACTTCTTTTAAATGGCAGTTGATTGGCTTTTCTTAAATACCGAAAAGAAAGGGGTGaagggtggggggtggggagagatACTGGTTTTTTGATAATACCGGGAGTCTGACCactatattctctttttttgtacTTTAAGTCATGTTTTTTGGAACGCTATTGATAGAATTATTAAGAGttggattttttccttaaagtaaaCGCTATTGCTGCAATACCCGTCTCCTAAAGCTGATAGAAATGTGCAGACCCTGGGGCACGACACGTGTTCCGATCAGACAGTCCAGAAGGATGCCATCTGCCCACCCACAGCAGACCCACGCGTGGATGGACGCCAGACTTGCGCATCCGGGATTGTTTAAAAATGCACCAAATAATACATATAAGGGGCTAGCTTCCACCACACACTCTGCAGATTTCTGTTGGCTCTAGACTTGCCTACATAACCTCTTATGCTTTAATACATAACTGCATTGGATGTGAAACTTCTAGTAACTGTGTAGTCGCTGTGTTCTATATAACATTTTACACTGCTGTGGTtgctaaccttttttttttgttatggcttaaaagcaaaaagaaaaaaaaaaaggcatgattCTTAGAAAATACTAAATCTTCCTTTCCTTGAAAAACAAGCTCCTTATTACAGAATATAATAAACAGTAGTGCCTGTGGTGTAGCCCACCAATCTTGATACAGTAGCTGATGCATTGTGCAAATGAGGCTTTGAGATGGTTTTTGCATAAACAAAAACTGCTAGGAGATAATCTCAATAGTTAAAAGTGTTATTTAaacctttgaaataaatggatgTAACTGTACCCGAGTACAGCTTTTCACTTGTTTAGTTCTTAAACGTTAGTATAATCagtaaaatttaatataaaatgttgCCAAATTCAATGTAGAAAGAATGTGACAAAACACTTTGGATAGTtctgttgtttgtgtttttgcaTATTGTAAAAGCAGTGTCacagctaaaaaataaaatgtttctaatgGTAAATTATTGTGGTTTAGTTGCTAGTTTGTACTGAGAGTTGACCTCTCCCTGTGCAGTTTTTTGTTCTAAACTGGTATAAATAATTGCTGTAAGTGTGTCTCCCTTCTACATTGTAATGATTGCTTAAGCCTACATTATAAATAAAGAACTGCTGGAAAACTTCTGTATTTCGGTTCTTAAAGACTTTCTGCTTCCAGAGCTTTGGATATCAATGGTGTCCTTCATCAGACTTCTGAAGGTCACGCAGGTTCCATCTACATGTAACAGAAGcaagagagaattaaaaaataagtaaataaaatcccATATAGCTATGTTTTACTGATGTGCACTGGAAGGGTAGTAGCAGAACAAAGGTGCAGTGCTAACGATGGAAATTCCCATTAAATCATAACTGATGACATTTCTCTGTCCCTCACTGTTGTTATCTGGCCACGAATCACAGATAACTCGACATGTTTGTGCATCTGCTTCAGTGCTGGACCGCAGTTCCTTTTGCCAGAGgaggaaaattgctgctgtcAACACTGCCCGTGCTTACAGCCAGAATTTATCAAGCGTAACACCAGTGCCGTCTCCCACACGCCCCCGAGTGACTGAAGACTTTCTTTTGTTCAGCTTTCTCAGGAAGAAAGGTGGAGAGGGAGGACGTTGCTCCCAGTTGCAGCTACCGTGCAGTGGCCTAATTTATTTCCTTGCCACTGCGACAGATTCATTTTTGTCCAGAGGTTTCCATTTGtcattgtattgggtttgcgtggtaaggttttggtagtgggggggctacaggggtggcttctgtgagaagctgccagaagcttcccctatgtccgatagaggcaatgccagctggctccaagtcagacccaccgctggccaaggccgagcccatcagcaacagtggtagcgcctctgggataacatatttaagaaagggaaaagaagttacggggagtagcaattgcagccagagagaggagtgagaagatgtgagaggaacaactctgcagacaccaaggtcagggaagaaggagggggaggaggtgctccaggcgccggagcagagattcccctgcagcccgtggtgaagaccatggtgaggcaggctgtccccctgcagcctgtggaggtccatggtggagcagatatccacctgcagcccgcggaggaccccacactggagcaggtggatgcctgaaggaggctgtgatcctgtgggaagcccatgctggagcaggctcctgtggagagaggagcccatgccctttggtcagtttgggtcagctgtcctggctctgtcccctcccaagatcttgcctacccccagcctactggtgaggggggaatgttggagagacagccttggtGCTGTGCgagccctgctcagcagtagccaaaacactgatGTGTTACCAACACCTTCCTggctaccaatacagagcacagcactgtgagggctgctatggggaaaatcaactccatctcagccagacccaatgcAGTCATGAGGACATTAAAGGAAAACTCAGGGTGGTTTGGCTGGAAATAGGTCCTGTCTCCAAAAGGATTCTAGTTTCATTCCCCCCATCTCTCTATGGCTGTATCTGACGTACTGCTTGGCCAGGCACTCGCATTTTGAAGTTTatccctgctgctgctacagTGAATCCGATTCACGTACAGCTGCAtgtgcaaaatgtttcttttcttgtggggtgggtttttttgttgttgtttttaatgctgGGATGTGGGGTATCCATCATGTTAGGGAACATCAGTCAGACCTGCTCAGCTGTTTGTAAGTGGCAGGAGGGactttttgctctgttttctagcaaaaaaaaaaagtggttggTTGGCTGACCGGGAGAGAGTATTTTGGTGTTTGCATAATTTCTGAATACAGTTACCAGACAAGCAAAGCATAGGAATAGGGTTTTGGGGGAAGGTGAGGCGCAGGAAGAGGGGATGGTTTTTGTAAGCTTGTTTTTGTCTGAGTAGAAGTTAAGACCCCCTTGGTGTATACCCGCTGACTGCTCCGACTGGCTCTACCCCATGGCGGTGTGGAGCGCTCTGGCACCAGCCTGCCCgttgttacgacccggaccggacagaccagagggtcgtagaggttctgggatccccccgggctaaattaaggggaaacgacaccaaacgatcactttgaacgctttattcaAACAATCCAAACTtgcggaaggcataacggtgggcagcgtgggttgcagcaaaacgttcacaagaagagagagaggagaggaataaggaaaaaaaagaaagggggggacaaagaaaagagatagtcaccgCCCTTGGgtcccgcgatgtcggcgacgagcgcggcaatcctccggtgatgggcgcgcgccgtggctctttgcagttgtgtcttttatagtctaaatctctgtccacagtcacacctcttgaagacttatatgggttcattctagacagttctcaacatatatggtagtgttccacAGGGTTCTTCACCtgctgagcatgtgcggcttcttggggtggtggtcttagggactttttaaggagctacaagccccctcctcagataagctttgtgtggcctctggccatatgtggtgggttaccaggctggttctgccagaacactgggctgcacaccctccggcacaccccctgtgtccatgccagccaacttcttgctgatggccctctttgttatgcagaccgtaccttggttgctacaatgtttgagacattgacagacattaactcttccagtccctcacaccCGTGCAGCCAGCACACACCCAGTTACGGCTCCGGCTCTGGGCCGAGGGCTGCTTGTGCCAGGCTCGGGGAGACGGCAAAGCGGGCtcaggggcagggcaggggagctggCTTTGTCCTGTGGTGGTGTATTTCCCTGTGAATTTTGCCCACGTCTGGTTTTGGCCTTTCATATTCAGGCTAGTGCAAGTAGCTGCTAAAGCAAATCGGCATTTTTAATTGAGGGAAGTGCAATGCTGGTAGTGCAGACCCTGTATTAGAAACCTGTGACAAGTTAGGAAAAGGGGTGCAGGTTGGAACCCTTACTACGAACAAGCACCTTCAGCATCGAAAATCAGCAAAGCACCGATACGTGAGTGGAGAGAAGACACAGCTCCTTGCTGAGTAGGTAAACAGCCTAGAGGTGAGGGGCGTGCTgaagagctgtgctggcaaAGGGCACGCCTCGATTCCACTGCTGCCTTTGGACCGACGGAGCGCAGGGAACAGATCCTGCTTCCTGGTAAGAATGAAAATTTCGGCAGTAGAATACGtgaagctgcttttctggagttttttgttgtttgttttcaaaattcaggCCTATTTTAGCCTGTAGGCTTACTGAAGAGGGCCACGTAAAATTTCTAAAACCCAGCCAGATTAAAGCCTTTTCCTACACTCGAGCTAAATATGTTGAGTCCTTTAAACAGCTGAAGTTAGTGCCTTTGCCATCTCGTTATCTTCAAGCCGTAAGTTGGAGTTCATGGAAAAATCAGGCCTTAGGGTTAAATATGGTACAATCAAATAACTTCTGTAGAATGAAAGTCAGATTAGGTAACCCAAATCTCCTCTCTTCTAGCCCTAAAaatgggagaagagcagaagagcCAGGAAGGTTTTCCTGTGAGCTTTCACTAGGTGGCTATATCCCATCTATTCTCTTACAGGCAGGTTAGTGGAAGCATTAGCAAAATTTCCTTGTGTTGTATCAACGCTTTGGGAATGTGGCCGGaagcaaacagctttttgtACCTAATTCCTTGTATCACACTGCCGGCTAGAACTGTCTGTGAGCCATAAACAAGCATACAAGAGCCATATTCCTCAGCAGGCCGCTTGTGTTAACTGATAGCGAGCGCTCTGTAGTTGTCATCTAGGATTCAGTTTATATGGGGATGAACCTTCTGCGGCTCTACAGCAACGTTATCCCTGCCAGCAAGAAAGCACGACATTGTAAGGAAGGTTTATGTCTTGTGAGATTTGATACCAAAGTGAAAAACTCAGCAAAGAAAGAGCCTAAcgaggtggggagggagggcaagAAGTCTTTATCCCTAGGCAAGGTCAGAAATACCCGCATTCCAGGAGCATTCCAAAGCCTGTGTCTGTTGCTGTCAGTATCTTGAAACTCCAGCTTTAACACCTTGCCGGTATTTAGTGCCAGATTCCAAGTTATGGGGCTGATGATAGGaattgtttattcattttcatccactccctcccaccttctccACAGTGGGAGACAGGCTCTTGCCACAGTCATTCTCAGTTCAGTTGCTTATCATTTGATCCGGTCCCCCAGCAAATCTGCTTCTCCCACCCCCTTAACTCACACTCCTCTGGCAACACGAGTTTTATGTGGGCAGTTCTGTCAGTCTCATAGTTGAGCTAACTGTGAAAGCCACCATAGAGCACTCCATTAAGGCTTCTTCACAGGCTGGTCAGTCTTCTCTGACATTTTAGGTACATGGTGTAGATGTTAACAGTCACCTATTCTACACTGCACAAACTGGAAGTGAAGTGAGTGCATGCTATAGAAGAACAGTATGTCAGAAAAATGCCTTCTCTTTTACtttatttggctttattttgtattacttAGAGTAGCATGTGGTCACTGCCACATTGACTGCCTACAGAAGACAGACTGCTTCAATTCTCACGTGAAATAATGCTTTTACATGGGAATTTCACGAGGTCTTGTAACATAGTGCCACCACAGTGGTGGCAGATGTCCTTCCTTACGAGCTGGCGGCAAAGCTTCAGTTCTTGGACCATCAGCTGGAGTTTCTTCTTCTAACTGCTTAATCTAGAAGACAAGACATGAAATTGCTTTAGTACATAAATGCACATTTCCATAATATGGTTTTCAGTGCCCAGGCAGTTAAGCAAAACTGGTCCCCATTTCagaagggaagaagcagcagtaaCACCTTCGGTTGACAGACAGGTTTCATGCTTCCCAGTATTCACTTAAACTCAGTAATCATTGCAGGCTCATATTACCTAATTAAGAAGGAATTTTTAGCAGTGAGAAGTGATTTACAAGAGAAATTTTACTTAAAAGGTCATTATTTCCACGTAATTCATGTCTACCATCGCTACACTAAACAGACTggattttcttgctgctttgaaaGCTGCCAGATAATTACAAGTCCTGAACAACTTCCATTCCAGCCCGCAGGAGACCTCTATTTCTGCGTGCCACCAACAGccctttaaatgttttcaatacATGTTTCTTGAAGCAGCATAAGTGCTGGCTGCCACTATGTTAATTCTGATAAGAGTGCCATACTTCATAACATCCGACTATTTCTCTACAACTGAATTAAAGAACTACTCCAAGAACATCAACTGGATCTCAGTTTCGGATGGCCAAAAATTAGTCTCGATTCCCAACTGATGAACACTGTGGTAAGTCACTTTCAAAGGTGCAATCAGAAAGTGTCAGAgcttcacagcagcagaagaggaattCTCTGGTCATTAATCTCCTCTCATCCCACTGTGGAATTTCTTTTAGCAAAACTGCTACAACAGCCCTGCACTAATTGAAACACAGTTGCAGGTTCAGCTTTAACTTCAAATTCCCTTCGGAACTCTGAGATCTCTGTGTAGGCATTGTAGGTCAAGTCAGTGTTTCACACTGACAAGAGTTGTAATAAAGCAGAGTCTAAATGAGACTGCAGTAGGCATTCAGTAATTTTTCCAAGAACACATCTAAATGTCACACAAAATACTTGAGTGCTAAAGAGGCTTTACTTTGCATTGAACAAGCACTGACCTCTTTATCCCAGCTTTCCCGCTGCAGCTTCTTCCATTGCTCTCGTTTGGCAAAGTAATCAGGATACATTGCCTTCTCAGAAGGATGCCAGTAATCCAAGCACCATTCAGGaatctgttacagaaaaatgtaattcatatatattatttttatatatgaaatCATATATAGtacacacatacaaaagaaCTAAATGCAATCTCTGAAGCCAGTATTAAAATGGATAAATGAcccaggaaataaaatactacaTAAAAACACCATTTAAGAGCTACCTGACTATTGTTAGTCTCAAGCACTATATGGCAGAGATCAGTACTTTTAATCTTGGTTTCACACATTATCCTAAGTCATAGGAAGACATCATAGTGACTTGCTCAAATCATAGCATCCCAAAGCCAAGTCCCAGGTCATCCCAGTTTACTCTAAAGTTCTCAAAATAATTCCATCTGGTGGATGAGAAGAtctcatttcttcccttccttctcctaaAGGCAGCAGGTTAGAGAGATCCTTTTCTCCAACTACTAATTTTATTTGACAGAGACAGAACCTTACAGCTCATTTCTGCTTGTCTGCAACTACTGAAAAATTAGTGGCCTCTAAGTTCTTGATAACGGTCTGACCTTTAAGATGCCCAGTCAAGGAAAAAAGCgaaatttaaaattctgcagcAGCATATCactaaatgttaatattttaaagacaggaacattgattaaaaaacaaaacaaaacccaaccaaaagccccaattctgaaaaaaagaaaattaagaagttGCTCCAATACCATCATTCATCCAGTGACATTTACACTTCCAGTTTCCTGCTGTGATTCTCATCACTGAGTAAACCCTTGACTGAACAGAAATAGCAGAGCtgctaatataaaaaaaaaatccaaacacacCAAACAACAATTAAAACCATCAAACAGCCCAAGAtctaaaaattacattttgtagCAGCATCCACAATGGACAGTCACTGATATATCAACAAGCCAAATCCTTGTGACAGTCATTTTGTTAAAGGAGAGTTTTAGCATATGAaacaaggcaaagaaaagagaacataAACCAGTTTATATTTCTATATGAA
Coding sequences:
- the NDUFB9 gene encoding NADH dehydrogenase [ubiquinone] 1 beta subcomplex subunit 9 isoform X1 codes for the protein MVKATELLRAGEEEFWASQHPQPYIFPDSPGGTSYERYECYKIPEWCLDYWHPSEKAMYPDYFAKREQWKKLQRESWDKEIKQLEEETPADGPRTEALPPARKEGHLPPLWWHYVTRPREIPM